The genome window aatttatggggtctttttttatcttaaaggttatttttcttatcatgattggtttttattttataaatacatcatgaatatttatatgacatataaaagaaaaaaattaaaagaaaaactagaataatctctttgaaacattataagaaaaaaaataatttttttttaaataactactATTTCAAATCGATgaacaagaaatttaaaatattagagagagtattaattaaaatttaactaagaaaattaatgcaaagtaaaaaaatacacaaaaaaagaagaaggtattaagtaaaaaaatttcaagcaatagtcaaaataataataaaataggtTAGGCATTTAGTGGTCGGCCTTAAGAAAAAAGCTCATCcgctcttggtttttttttggcagGTGACAGGTCTTCTATAGTGGTAGATGACCTGTCACtgtcaaaaaataaaggttctatttttagaaatcaaaaaccaattttcaattttgttttatctaaaaactccttgaaaaaaaaacctaaaaaaaaacccattttagaaaaataaaattatctttattattgacCTCCTCTAGAAAAGAGGGACCTATTGACATAAAAATCCTCTTTTTAGTAGTTAAAATTTGGCTAACTAAcgacttcttctttcttttattatttttcaacgaatttcttttttatctctcaaatcaaggaattaaaaattaataaaataaattttcaaatcaaaataaaaattataagaactttGAGACCGTGTacaaattttcttcattttttacggtgttttttcttttaattttatctttctactATAATCTAGAactttatttcttgaaattaagtCACAAAagtattaaatcaaaaaataaaaaaaaaatatttgaggataaaattgaataaataaaatgataaaaaataaaaataaaaataaaaataataaaggtaaTTCATTGAACAATAAAGTATCATTACAAaccccagtttttttttttttttaattttttagttactGTTATTGCACTTCTTTAGACCTATTCGAATCACtgtctcctccttttttttccttttagcgTATCAACCATTTTATTAATGAGGAACTATTACAATGAGAACCATTTAGAATATGGCAACTCAGAGAAACTAGAACAAGAGTGCCATCTCATACAAAGCCATTCCATCAGAATTCCTGAAAGTCGCTCACTTTTTAAGTATTGTTTTAAGCTAACTCATTCAATATTGTAAAATACACGTTCAAGCTTTGCAGAAAGGTTGCTGCTTGCTCTCCCTGAGTTCAATCTCCTCCCTTTTAGAATGCCAAGCAGTTGTTTTAAGCtacacacaaaatatatattccaCTGatcatatctttctttttagtaACCCACTGATCAtatctttctttatatctttctgagaaggtgtccggaccagcttacaTACACCACAAGTAATCCCCGAACCCACTAAACATCATGCAAGCCCAGTGAGCATGTAAAACACCGCAGGAGTAACAGGCGTGCACGATGAAACTTGAACCCTGGTGCAAAGAAAGGAAACAAGTCTCTTCCACCGCTGAGTcatctctatttatatttttcttatatgattTCCTCTTATATTATGATCTCTTATATTATTTAGTTCTCAGTCATCCTAgtcctttcttttatttcctccCATTTCACTccctatttttttgttctttttattattttttctgttttttttttttttatcttgtcacacaaaataaaataaataaataaaaatatagaaaattatgaaatggattgaatatatttttggaaattttttatactttggAAAATGCATGGAAAAATTGGAGTAAGAAATAGTTTCTCACAACCAGCAAAAGAAATCACcaccaaatatatatagaagatgTTGCAAACATACTAAGGgaacaaaatgaagaaaacaacaagaagaacatATTCTACAGATTCTCCCAATCATGTTACCTGGTCTTTCCAACATCAATTACAAGAACTTCAGATGCAGTGTTTACACAATTTGTAATCATGTCATactcaaaactaaaattataaaaggaaACACACTTAAATCAGCAACCCAATATCAAGATATCCTCCATTCCCAGTAGCCTACCTTGCAGAGCAATTCATCGTGAGGCCTAAAAATCAATAACACCTTTGAAGCGTTCACTGATCTCAAAATACCAGAAAGAGTATCAGAAATTCTGAATCAATTACTAGAAAACATTTCCTTTTATAGCCCACTATCAACCTGTAAGCACAACTCTCTGACATACTCTAAAAACTTTACCTTCAACATGTTCAAACCAAATGTCAAATATGACAGTTTTGGACATACACACCTCATGATCCACAGTTGAACGGCAGCAGTAAGTACCGCATGCATCTGTCTCCTGATCTTACACATCAGAAGACTTTGTAGTTTCGTGTAAACATGTTCTAATGCATGGTCATTGGatgaatatataaatgaaaaggaaacaaatttaagaaaaaaaactgattctaGTTCACTTGCGTCTAAAAAGGATGAAAACATATGCATGCtttatatgacaataaaaagaatgcaGCCTTTCTCAAATGTTTCAATTCAAAAGAGCAGACTTACCCATGTTGGTTTGCTTTGGTTATAGGCTTCCGTGACTGCCAAATAGCAATCCATGGACATATGCCTAAACAAAAATAAGACTTCCCATGTAATCTTATTCATAACTGCCCATTCTCTGGATCACTTATGAAGTCCTAAGAATCATCCCCATTTCCTAATGAAGTAAGAAACATGTTGGAAATCTCGAGGTCATGAATGACACAATGCAACACACAGCATCTAGTCAATACTAATAATATTGGATCATGAACATGCAGTTTCATGAATATATGAGACACTAGCGACATGTCCTTGTCACGGAGAATTTGTCCAATGGAAAAAAGATCACTAGATACTTTCTTTGAATAGGCTAAAACATTAACATTTTTCCTAGATTCAAAATTCAGTACTTCTGATACTTTTAGAAGATTTCAAGAAAAGTGAACACTCGAAGGCGTTGTTGATTCCTCTAAGCCCCAAGAAAACAACACCAAAAGCTAATATGAAACAGAAGGTGCCAAAATCATGTCAAATGCCTTCAAGAGATTTCTCTGAGAATGAAGAGTGCTGCATCTGGGAGttcttttgttgaaaaatgaaaaggcGGATAGAAACCACTAGGAGAATCTCATGTTAGAACACTAAACCTGCCAAAACAAACAGCAGAACAAAAATTAAGATTGAGTGAACTAGcaaaattaaaacctaaataaaCATGACTCAACAACTGATCACAGATAAAATGTCAATTCAAGTCAATACGAGGTTAACTTCCAAtgcaaaacatatttaaaaaaaaatacttaacaaTTATtctctcaaaaaaattaatagctgagaattagaaaataaaatctcaaataatacCTAAGAACTAGTAAAGGAGATGTCAATTCAAGACCCTCCACCAGCCTCACCTGCAATAGCTGCCTTCTGATTGCAGAaagcaagagaaaaaaacaaaaaaagttcagtactgagaaataatataaatataaataacaatttatcctttcaaataaaaaggagCAGTAATCCATGAAAGAAGGTCTCACTGGCTCAAGATCCCCCTTGCCATTTATGGATAGAGAACCAGATGAACTTTGTGAGAACCTGGAAGCATGGAGTAGCATGTTAGTCATGGTTCTTATGAATCACGAGCATTTTAAATTCTGAACAACTCAGAGCAGTTTGCAGTTAAACATACCTGAGAGCCCTCGCCTTCCTTTTGTCATCTTCCAGGGTATTTGATTTAGCAGCCGGTGTGAATTTTTCAAGACGAGATTTCTTCTTTGCCTCCTCATCACTAGCTGCAGGTGGTACAGGAATCCCAAACctgaagaaacaaaataataagttttaggACTAACTTGTGAGAACAGTAAACTGAAAAACAAGGGCAATTCAACTAAAGCTATTTAACACCAGGATGCGACATGGAATAACACCTCTCTGCTCTAGCCTTCCTCTTTAGCTCCTCTGATTTCTTCACCGAGTCTGACTCTGACCCCTGTGCTGTAGAGCCGGTGCCGGTGCCCGTGCCCGTGCTAGTGCCAAACCTACAGCATGATAGGTTCACCGATGAAAGTTTCAGTTAGTGAAAAGAAAACGGAAATCAAGTTCTTCAGACATTTCCATGGGAAAAATCCCATGGGCACCTAGAAAATCATTTGATCCATACAACACCTTCCCACAAACGCACACATTTTCACTTGCACATAAGCATTTGCACTTGCACATAAGCACAAGCATACACACCAAAGCATAAACTCCTTCAGAGACTCATGCTGGAATCACCAGGGCCGAAGCAGTTGCAAATGCATGCAAATGTTGAAACAAAGTTCCCCATGACTTGCTTTATGGACTCCAACTATTaactttgtattataaatactaTAACAGATCAAGCCAAATGCACACCTTTCTAAACAACTCAAGATCAGTCTCTCGACCATTAAAGAAGCGAAGTTACGGTTTTCattcccaaaaataatataccCTCTACTTTTCAAAATACCAGTTAAGCTCCCAAAAGAACACTAGAACAACGCGTATGTAATCTAAACTTTGGGCCAAAAAATCCACAACAACACAGAATAACTTAAATCATGTATTATGTATGTAACTTTGAATCAAGGTCCGCTAATCCAAgcgaaaaaaaagaggaaagaaatttaaaacccTAATTGCAAAGTTCAAAATAGTAAATGAAAACTAATAAACCTAAAACacgaagaaaaatatattttatacctTTCAGCACGAGAATTGCGTTTCTCTTGCTCAGAAAGCTGAACAGTAATTCCAAAACGTTCAGCACGGCGGATCTTCTTCTCGATGTCGGTGACCGGTGCAGCGCTCTTTGAGTTCTCGGAGTCCTTCTTAGGCCCTTCGGTAGCTAACTCAACGGTGGATGATGCGGTGTTGGTAGAATCTTCGCCTCGATCTGGCTTGGTAGAATCAAGGACTGCCGTGTCTAGGGTTTCGCTAGGGTTATCTTCAACGGCGGCGGTTGAAGGATTATCTGTTTTGGTTGCCATTGAGAGAGTAAAGAGATGTGAAAgttggagaaagagagagggttCGGCTATTTGGAGTGGATTGGAAGATGTTTGTTACTTTGCTAGATGTAGTAGTATGAGCCTGAGAAAGAAGAGGAACGGGTATATAAGGGGTAATAAATTTGTGGGAGATTCTCTttgaattgtttaatttttttattaccggTCAAAGTACTGGTTAGgggcatagttattaaaccggggttgacccggtcaagggaccgggttccgggttttatgggtcaacccggatcaactcgagtcaacccggattaacctgaaaaaattaaaaaaattaaagttttaatatttcatatgaaaaaatccatgtaaatatagattatacatattatgaagtttaaaataatattttaaaaagttttttatcccacattaaaaagatattatgttaagcttttaagttaaagtatttaaactaaaaaagtcttttatcccacattgaaaaaacataacttttttcttgaaaacatagagtatatatactaatgagtttcaaatcccacattgaaaagataatatattatccttttaagttgaagtatttaaaccaaaagattttttatcccacattgaaaaaacatgatttttttcttgagaacatagagtatatatattaatgggtttcaaatctcacattgaaaaaatatggtttttttcatggaaacatagagtatatatatgaaagggcttcaaatcccacattgaaaaaatatcatgttatctttttaagttgaagtatttaaaccaaaaggttttttatcccacattgaaaaaacatgatttttttcatgggaacatagtgtatatatatgaaagggcttcaaatcccacattgaaaagatattatgttatccttttaagttgaaatatttaaaccaaaagatttttatcccacattgaaaaaatatggtttttttcatggaaacatagagtatatatactaatgggtttcaaatcccacatttgaaaaaaaaaaaaaaaaaaccgggtctcgtccgggttcgcccgggtcacccgggttccgggtcgcccgggtttggccgggctattgccacagccggtcttttattaaacccggaccggtccagccacccgGTCctgggccgggccgggtttaataactgtgGTTAGGGGCCttaaacattaatttctttgtacggatgtttaaaaatattggtaaagatgtaatatttgtattataatctATCAAAATcagttaatataaataataatcagTAAAACAATATAAGAAATAGCTATTATAGATTGGGAATTTTGAAACACGATTAATTTAACCCAATTATAtaccttatatttattttatttttatatttaataatttatagattgaatatttatttttattttatttagacaTGTTTTTACTCTAAAGTTTTACAAAGTTAAAGTTCTTATAGTATTATAATAAGAATATAACCAATAAAGatctcaataaaaatatttatgagaagaaaatattttccaaatttttttccacttttcttgctcattattaatattaaaatacataGGAATTATAGTTATTTATAAGGATCTTGAAAATTATTCGTTGTTTATTGTATGAAAGTAACAGTTGCTCAAACTCTTtctaaaatagataaaaactaGTATATTAATACATGCTCCGCAGcggattaataataatattttaaaaaatatataaaaaatatattgtatatttaaaaaatgtttttaaaagaaatttaggtCTGGCGACAATATCAAACTCAAAAGTCATAGGTCTCACCTTTCAAACCCAAGGTACATGGGTCTGGCGTTCTCCTAAATCTAAGTTACTTGCTTAGGTATGATTCTCTTGTTAGACCCAAGTTTTTAGGGTCtgacttttctaataataataatattaaacttgtttcaCTTTCACCTaggttcttatagtttttaatcttttcaaatcacatttatggttttttctcaatagtaataatatttattttttcaaattcattgataataataacaataacaataacaacaataataataataatttttaattttaccatttaaatcaaatctatggtttttcttcaatagtaataatatttttttcaattttattattattattattactattattattactattactattaaagaaaaaccatagatttgattattattattattattattattattaagaataatactgataatcataataataataacaataataataatttttaattttacccttcaaatcaaatctatggtttttcttcaataataataatatattttttcaaatttattaataataataataataacaacaacaacaacaacaacaataataataatttttaattttacctttcaagaGACTTAGGTATGGCAGCTAAGCTAgatccaagataaaaaaaaattattttttttctttgctttaaattatttttttatatttttaaattattttaatatattaatattaaaaataaatttaaagaataaaaaatattattttaatatatttttaaataaaaaaatacttttgaacaAAAACTATATTGGTAACAACCATAAAATAGAATTTCTATTGAatgaataacaaattcataaatataaaaaataaattatttcaatgagaaaatataatttgaatttttagatctaaaatgttaaattaaatttttgtgatGGTTTgttattcataaattatttatacttcgtttataaataattttttgactcGCGTTACTTGGGTCTAGCAAACATGTCTGATCCAAGTTCActtggataataataataataataataataataataataataataataatagaagatATAATTTCTATTGAatgaataacaaatttataaatataaaacatgaattatttcaatgaaaagatatgatataaatttttagatttaaaatgttaaattatatttttgtgacgatttgtttataataatgaAGATATGTTTGTTTGGGTCTGTCAACCATGTGTGATGC of Populus trichocarpa isolate Nisqually-1 chromosome 16, P.trichocarpa_v4.1, whole genome shotgun sequence contains these proteins:
- the LOC7465286 gene encoding protein MODIFIER OF SNC1 11 produces the protein MATKTDNPSTAAVEDNPSETLDTAVLDSTKPDRGEDSTNTASSTVELATEGPKKDSENSKSAAPVTDIEKKIRRAERFGITVQLSEQEKRNSRAERFGTSTGTGTGTGSTAQGSESDSVKKSEELKRKARAERFGIPVPPAASDEEAKKKSRLEKFTPAAKSNTLEDDKRKARALRFSQSSSGSLSINGKGDLEPKAAIAGEAGGGS